In one Myxocyprinus asiaticus isolate MX2 ecotype Aquarium Trade chromosome 29, UBuf_Myxa_2, whole genome shotgun sequence genomic region, the following are encoded:
- the LOC127419609 gene encoding V-type proton ATPase subunit S1-like, with protein MTEVESSLSKMAFTSVLFFIFSIYSCSAQVPLLIWTSDGYSLPHLTQPPAGQTLSSGQLTSYLKSALPAAPHNVLLFLQDKLSIDDFTMYGGVFGNKQDSAFLNIESALQASSNPLVLLALDWSASDSVLKLFQRELGIPAVHIDPGTLKEFKLNPSQLSLLAIHLPYTTGAESKELLLKNDEIIGEVLDMFKSHDVPYTAVYTGLKPSRIIQDTPIVAGSSVGRSLLQALPQPSVKPPVTFRSTEGQPCILLWADNLNISYAQGQWVDLGPEIFNGSATLTGSTCNETISRLVLNYQNVLTFQSLRLIFSMHKIFFPVSARNWTVMEQVVLEYDGQTAIFNGSGGIYAPAEYSFHCQSVSSSESPLLVPRTLTDNATQWRLSFTDFQIQGFNVTGELFSYASDCAGFFTPGIWMGLLTSLLMVLILTYGLHMIMQLHTMDRFDDPKGPSISVPLNE; from the exons ATGACGGAAGTTGAGAGTAGTCTCTCAAAAATGGCCTtcacttcagttttattttttatattctcaATTTATAGCTGTAGCGCTCAGGTGCCATTGCTCATTTGGACCAGTGATGG GTACAGCTTGCCACATCTGACCCAGCCACCAGCTGGTCAGACATTGTCTAGTGGGCAGCTCACATCTTATCTGAAATCTGCCTTGCCCGCTGCTCCACACAATGTGTTGCTCTTCCTACAGGATAAG CTAAGTATAGATGACTTCACTATGTATGGTGGGGTGTTTGGGAACAAGCAAGATAGTGCCTTTTTGAACATAGAG TCAGCACTTCAGGCATCCTCCAATCCCTTGGTGTTGTTGGCCCTGGACTGGTCTGCATCAGACTCAGTGCTGAAACTCTTCCAGCGAGAGCTGGGTATCCCAGCGGTCCACATCGACCCAGGCACCCTGAAGGAATTCAAGTTGAACCCCTCACAGCTTTCACTGCTGGCCATCCATCTCCCTTATACTACTGG TGCTGAGTCAAAGGAATTGCTCTTGAAAAATG ATGAGATTATTGGAGAGGTCCTGGACATGTTCAAATCTCATGATGTGCCTTACACCGCTGTCTACACTGGCTTGAAGCCCTCTCGA ATCATTCAGGATACCCCAATAGTGGCTGGAAGTTCTGTGGGTCGATCGTTACTTCAGGCTCTGCCACAGCCGTCTGTGAAACCTCCAGTTACATTCAGAAGCACAGAAGGACAACCTTGCATCCTGCTCTGGGCTGACAACCTCAACATTAGTTATGCTCAGGGTCAGTGGGTTGATTTGGGCCCAGAGATCTTTAATGGTTCTGCCACCTTGACTGGTTCAACTTGCAATGAAACAATTTCGAG aCTCGTCCTGAATTACCAAAATGTTCTGACTTTTCAGTCATTGCGGCTTAT CTTCTCTATGCACAAGATTTTCTTTCCTGTGTCCGCTCGGAACTGGACTGTCATGGAACAGGTGGTGCTAGAGTATGACGGGCAGACAGCGATCTTTAATGGCAGCGGTGGTATCTATGCTCCTGCAGAGTATTCGTTTCACTGCCAGAGTGTGAGCAGCAGTGAAAGCCCCCTGCTGGTGCCTCGCACTCTTACTGACAACGCTACGCAGTGGAGACTGTCTTTCACTGATTTTCAG ATCCAAGGATTTAACGTTACAGGCGAACTCTTCTCATATGCAAGCGATTGTGCAGGGTTCTTCACTCCGGGGATTTGGATGGGTCTGCTGACCTCTCTGCTCATGGTTCTGATTCTCACCTATGGCCTGCACATGATCATGCAGCTGCACACCATGGACCGCTTTGATGATCCAAAAGGCCCATCAATTTCTGTGCCTCTGAATGAGTAA